One Anthonomus grandis grandis chromosome 15, icAntGran1.3, whole genome shotgun sequence DNA segment encodes these proteins:
- the LOC126745113 gene encoding methyl-CpG-binding domain protein 2 encodes MSGIPMGLTIEKTKYECAQMPKRYQREEGAPRKTVIGMQVNVVAPVTVVGGNKVDLYYMNRRSDTSLVPPIRQTASIFKQPVTIYKTQESKVKSDKNGGNLEKPKQLFWEKRLEGLRACDIDGVEFEAMQLPKGLKPVGPNVTEETIIQSVATALHVSASSVTGQTGTKTSLEKNPGVFLDPKQPLVQAVNVSDEDIKRQEDRVSVVRQKLQEALKETY; translated from the exons ATGAGCGGAATTCCAATGGGTTTAACCATCGAGAAAACGAAATACGAGTGCGCCCAAATGCCCAAAAGGTATCAAAGGGAAGAAGGAGCCCCACGCAAGACGGTCATTGGGATGCAAGTGAATGTGGTGGCCCCAGTAACCGTAGTCGGAGGTAATAAGGTCGATTTGTATTATATGAACCGCAGGAGCGACACGTCCCTTGTGCCCCCTATAAGGCAGACCGCCTCTATTTTTAAACAACCAGTTACGATCTATAAGACGCAGGAGAGCAAAGTGAAATCTG ACAAAAACGGCGGAAACCTGGAAAAACCGAAACAGCTCTTTTGGGAAAAACGACTGGAGGGACTGAGGGCTTGCGACATCGACGGCGTGGAATTCGAAGCCATGCAACTGCCGAAGGGTTTAAAACCGGTCGGACCCAACGTTACCGAAGAGACCATTATACAGAGCGTCGCGACGGCCCTGCATGTTTCTGCTAGTTCTGTCACCG GACAAACGGGAACGAAAACGTCTCTGGAAAAGAACCCGGGGGTTTTTTTGGACCCTAAACAGCCCCTGGTGCAGGCCGTAAACGTTTCGGATGAGGACATAAAAAGGCAGGAGGACAGGGTCTCTGTGGTCAGGCAAAAACTGCAGGAGGCATTAAAAGAGACTTATTAA
- the LOC126745107 gene encoding uncharacterized protein LOC126745107 isoform X1, whose translation MMVLLGTVLEIDNSGSGSLGSAPIRPFLQPVSNNPSDEQVNISDAETLEDARKLIRDLRVKTRQQAQQIMAWRRAYKMQELFISRLQREKCDQLKAISSKLLLFESRLIRKQKDIQSMLQARENLIFKQQRIIETLTSRLTDNGLEVPQNDITDIEYTFPDLESLNDSDSAVVMEDTDFEGAYHIPKFRGIASDGITVMRSISDAIDPNLKYTSRRSNGFLRRPEILETVYSVEEDGDNDQKDEKTDVRQRRESFAMRGKSNCNVDSHEETANDARKKTGEENCADKLAVDQRPNEHNTEHKPESDNERYKEDQTKPTNTNQVKTYNRVMSNHRSVTKPKDVKYKRINKAKSKSLEELRGRLKNWVDQGSKIPGIALEHSQSYA comes from the exons ATGATGGTTTTATTGGGGACCGTGTTGGAAATTGACAACTCCGG ATCAGGGAGCCTGGGATCGGCTCCTATCAGGCCCTTCCTACAGCCGGTTAGTAACAATCCGTCCGACGAACAAGTGAACATTAGCGATGCAGAAACGCTGGAGGATGCCAGAAAGTTGATCCGAGATTTACGGGTTAAAACCAGACAACAGGCGCAACAGATAATGGCCTGGAGGAGAGCCTATAAGATGCAG GAACTTTTCATTTCTCGTCTACAGCGAGAAAAATGCGACCAACTAAAGGCCATCAGTTCGAAACTGTTACTCTTCGAATCGCGTCTGATACGAAAACAAAAGGATATTCAGAGCATGCTACAAGCCAGAGAGAACCTGATATTCAAACAACAGAG AATAATAGAGACCCTAACCTCTCGACTCACGGACAACGGACTAGAGGTGCCCCAGAACGACATCACCGACATAGAATACACATTTCCGGACCTAGAGTCTCTAAACGATTCAGATAGCGCCGTAGTGATGGAAGATACGGACTTCGAGGGTGCTTATCACATACCCAAGTTCAGAGGAATCGCCTCTGACGGAATCACCGTGATGAGGTCCATCTCCGATGCCATCGATCCGAATTTGAAATACACGAGTAGAAGGAGCAACGGGTTCTTGAGGAGACCCGAGATCTTAGAAACGGTGTACAG TGTGGAAGAGGACGGGGACAATGATCAAAAGGATGAAAAGACCGATGTGCGACAGAGACGAGAATCGTTCGCGATGAGAGGAAAATCGAACTGCAACGTCGATTCTCATGAGGAAACTGCGAATGACGCAAGAAAAAAGACTGGTGAGGAGAATTGTGCTGATAAATTGGCTGTGGATCAAAG ACCCAACGAACACAACACGGAACACAAACCAGAGTCGGACAACGAGAGATACAAAGAAGACCAAACGAAACCGACGAACACCAACCAAGTGAAAACCTACAATCGAGTGATGTCGAATCACCGATCGGTCACGAAACCGAAAGATGTGAAATACAAGAGGATCAACAAAGCGAAATCGAAGAGTTTAGAGGAGCTGAGGGGACGACTCAAAAATTGGGTGGATCAAGGCAGTAAGATACCGGGGATCGCGTTGGAGCATAGCCAAAGCTATGCCTAA
- the LOC126745107 gene encoding uncharacterized protein LOC126745107 isoform X2, producing the protein MHKERSGSLGSAPIRPFLQPVSNNPSDEQVNISDAETLEDARKLIRDLRVKTRQQAQQIMAWRRAYKMQELFISRLQREKCDQLKAISSKLLLFESRLIRKQKDIQSMLQARENLIFKQQRIIETLTSRLTDNGLEVPQNDITDIEYTFPDLESLNDSDSAVVMEDTDFEGAYHIPKFRGIASDGITVMRSISDAIDPNLKYTSRRSNGFLRRPEILETVYSVEEDGDNDQKDEKTDVRQRRESFAMRGKSNCNVDSHEETANDARKKTGEENCADKLAVDQRPNEHNTEHKPESDNERYKEDQTKPTNTNQVKTYNRVMSNHRSVTKPKDVKYKRINKAKSKSLEELRGRLKNWVDQGSKIPGIALEHSQSYA; encoded by the exons ATCAGGGAGCCTGGGATCGGCTCCTATCAGGCCCTTCCTACAGCCGGTTAGTAACAATCCGTCCGACGAACAAGTGAACATTAGCGATGCAGAAACGCTGGAGGATGCCAGAAAGTTGATCCGAGATTTACGGGTTAAAACCAGACAACAGGCGCAACAGATAATGGCCTGGAGGAGAGCCTATAAGATGCAG GAACTTTTCATTTCTCGTCTACAGCGAGAAAAATGCGACCAACTAAAGGCCATCAGTTCGAAACTGTTACTCTTCGAATCGCGTCTGATACGAAAACAAAAGGATATTCAGAGCATGCTACAAGCCAGAGAGAACCTGATATTCAAACAACAGAG AATAATAGAGACCCTAACCTCTCGACTCACGGACAACGGACTAGAGGTGCCCCAGAACGACATCACCGACATAGAATACACATTTCCGGACCTAGAGTCTCTAAACGATTCAGATAGCGCCGTAGTGATGGAAGATACGGACTTCGAGGGTGCTTATCACATACCCAAGTTCAGAGGAATCGCCTCTGACGGAATCACCGTGATGAGGTCCATCTCCGATGCCATCGATCCGAATTTGAAATACACGAGTAGAAGGAGCAACGGGTTCTTGAGGAGACCCGAGATCTTAGAAACGGTGTACAG TGTGGAAGAGGACGGGGACAATGATCAAAAGGATGAAAAGACCGATGTGCGACAGAGACGAGAATCGTTCGCGATGAGAGGAAAATCGAACTGCAACGTCGATTCTCATGAGGAAACTGCGAATGACGCAAGAAAAAAGACTGGTGAGGAGAATTGTGCTGATAAATTGGCTGTGGATCAAAG ACCCAACGAACACAACACGGAACACAAACCAGAGTCGGACAACGAGAGATACAAAGAAGACCAAACGAAACCGACGAACACCAACCAAGTGAAAACCTACAATCGAGTGATGTCGAATCACCGATCGGTCACGAAACCGAAAGATGTGAAATACAAGAGGATCAACAAAGCGAAATCGAAGAGTTTAGAGGAGCTGAGGGGACGACTCAAAAATTGGGTGGATCAAGGCAGTAAGATACCGGGGATCGCGTTGGAGCATAGCCAAAGCTATGCCTAA
- the LOC126745107 gene encoding uncharacterized protein LOC126745107 isoform X3, whose amino-acid sequence MAWRRAYKMQELFISRLQREKCDQLKAISSKLLLFESRLIRKQKDIQSMLQARENLIFKQQRIIETLTSRLTDNGLEVPQNDITDIEYTFPDLESLNDSDSAVVMEDTDFEGAYHIPKFRGIASDGITVMRSISDAIDPNLKYTSRRSNGFLRRPEILETVYSVEEDGDNDQKDEKTDVRQRRESFAMRGKSNCNVDSHEETANDARKKTGEENCADKLAVDQRPNEHNTEHKPESDNERYKEDQTKPTNTNQVKTYNRVMSNHRSVTKPKDVKYKRINKAKSKSLEELRGRLKNWVDQGSKIPGIALEHSQSYA is encoded by the exons ATGGCCTGGAGGAGAGCCTATAAGATGCAG GAACTTTTCATTTCTCGTCTACAGCGAGAAAAATGCGACCAACTAAAGGCCATCAGTTCGAAACTGTTACTCTTCGAATCGCGTCTGATACGAAAACAAAAGGATATTCAGAGCATGCTACAAGCCAGAGAGAACCTGATATTCAAACAACAGAG AATAATAGAGACCCTAACCTCTCGACTCACGGACAACGGACTAGAGGTGCCCCAGAACGACATCACCGACATAGAATACACATTTCCGGACCTAGAGTCTCTAAACGATTCAGATAGCGCCGTAGTGATGGAAGATACGGACTTCGAGGGTGCTTATCACATACCCAAGTTCAGAGGAATCGCCTCTGACGGAATCACCGTGATGAGGTCCATCTCCGATGCCATCGATCCGAATTTGAAATACACGAGTAGAAGGAGCAACGGGTTCTTGAGGAGACCCGAGATCTTAGAAACGGTGTACAG TGTGGAAGAGGACGGGGACAATGATCAAAAGGATGAAAAGACCGATGTGCGACAGAGACGAGAATCGTTCGCGATGAGAGGAAAATCGAACTGCAACGTCGATTCTCATGAGGAAACTGCGAATGACGCAAGAAAAAAGACTGGTGAGGAGAATTGTGCTGATAAATTGGCTGTGGATCAAAG ACCCAACGAACACAACACGGAACACAAACCAGAGTCGGACAACGAGAGATACAAAGAAGACCAAACGAAACCGACGAACACCAACCAAGTGAAAACCTACAATCGAGTGATGTCGAATCACCGATCGGTCACGAAACCGAAAGATGTGAAATACAAGAGGATCAACAAAGCGAAATCGAAGAGTTTAGAGGAGCTGAGGGGACGACTCAAAAATTGGGTGGATCAAGGCAGTAAGATACCGGGGATCGCGTTGGAGCATAGCCAAAGCTATGCCTAA
- the LOC126745107 gene encoding uncharacterized protein LOC126745107 isoform X4, translated as MVLVTADVFHELFISRLQREKCDQLKAISSKLLLFESRLIRKQKDIQSMLQARENLIFKQQRIIETLTSRLTDNGLEVPQNDITDIEYTFPDLESLNDSDSAVVMEDTDFEGAYHIPKFRGIASDGITVMRSISDAIDPNLKYTSRRSNGFLRRPEILETVYSVEEDGDNDQKDEKTDVRQRRESFAMRGKSNCNVDSHEETANDARKKTGEENCADKLAVDQRPNEHNTEHKPESDNERYKEDQTKPTNTNQVKTYNRVMSNHRSVTKPKDVKYKRINKAKSKSLEELRGRLKNWVDQGSKIPGIALEHSQSYA; from the exons ATGGTGCTTGTAACGGCAGATGTTTTTCAC GAACTTTTCATTTCTCGTCTACAGCGAGAAAAATGCGACCAACTAAAGGCCATCAGTTCGAAACTGTTACTCTTCGAATCGCGTCTGATACGAAAACAAAAGGATATTCAGAGCATGCTACAAGCCAGAGAGAACCTGATATTCAAACAACAGAG AATAATAGAGACCCTAACCTCTCGACTCACGGACAACGGACTAGAGGTGCCCCAGAACGACATCACCGACATAGAATACACATTTCCGGACCTAGAGTCTCTAAACGATTCAGATAGCGCCGTAGTGATGGAAGATACGGACTTCGAGGGTGCTTATCACATACCCAAGTTCAGAGGAATCGCCTCTGACGGAATCACCGTGATGAGGTCCATCTCCGATGCCATCGATCCGAATTTGAAATACACGAGTAGAAGGAGCAACGGGTTCTTGAGGAGACCCGAGATCTTAGAAACGGTGTACAG TGTGGAAGAGGACGGGGACAATGATCAAAAGGATGAAAAGACCGATGTGCGACAGAGACGAGAATCGTTCGCGATGAGAGGAAAATCGAACTGCAACGTCGATTCTCATGAGGAAACTGCGAATGACGCAAGAAAAAAGACTGGTGAGGAGAATTGTGCTGATAAATTGGCTGTGGATCAAAG ACCCAACGAACACAACACGGAACACAAACCAGAGTCGGACAACGAGAGATACAAAGAAGACCAAACGAAACCGACGAACACCAACCAAGTGAAAACCTACAATCGAGTGATGTCGAATCACCGATCGGTCACGAAACCGAAAGATGTGAAATACAAGAGGATCAACAAAGCGAAATCGAAGAGTTTAGAGGAGCTGAGGGGACGACTCAAAAATTGGGTGGATCAAGGCAGTAAGATACCGGGGATCGCGTTGGAGCATAGCCAAAGCTATGCCTAA
- the LOC126745106 gene encoding RNA-binding protein RO60-like — protein sequence MASSELSLSDRLKRAMYLNSVHPHFYVGDPDTYQRELSKLRMTTMKETVKDNLEELFRVLNMANKDPNLPRRSVMFNFLAKLYLEQFELGAEQKSKVTGRVLELVQTDEEFFTFIKYYTDISNKSKIPSSIEKIVRKFYDNKTPMELAESVSKSNGFKGWLHKDLIKLGHVKSETPLKNAVINYILTKKVSDKATDEELEVLQVLLKADELRRSKEPLNALPIIAAFNFTMEQVSTSLHQNGDVWSVAIQNMTIQQILPRLLKLYKLNLLKPNTTVSNHIIDLFTSLDKVKLSGVHPIEVFTYLKRLEKGGRPMDVKLVAHLQNDKKFSVEELNKAQTRIEAKPPHIIKALWRCFELACSNVIPTNKRYLVTIDVTADAKKFLCLGNKVLTLLEAAVAYAVVLLRVEKDVVLAAYKDDKIDIINVEKKVSFADLLSKVNPRSSAYSTLFAGVEWASTEKKHFDVFVSFIHNGHAQKVPKDKTVVKGWEPVIKYRSKVNLPNAKFVKFAPVQRDVVEIDPPVNILEIFGFDVYACKAAECFCKGTFC from the exons ATGGCTTCATCAGAGTTAAGTTTATCAGATCGGCTAAAAAGAGCCATGTACCTAAACTCTGTTCATCCTCATTTCTACGTTGGAGACCCTGACACTTATCAGAGAGAACTATCGAAACTACGAATGACCACCATGAAGGAAACGGTAAAAGATAACTTAGAGGAGCTATTTCGGGTACTAAACATGGCCAATAAAGATCCAAACTTACCGAGACGATCGGTAATGTTTAATTTCCTGGCTAAACTTTACTTGGAACAATTTGAGCTTGGAGCAGAGCAAAAATCCAAAGTGACAGGCAGAGTTTTGGAACTGGTGCAAACTGACGAGGagttttttacctttataaAGTACTACACAGACATAAGCAATAAAAGCAAGATACCATCATCAATAGAGAAAATCGTGAGGaagttttatgataataaaactCCGATGGAGTTAGCAGAGTCAGTTTCCAAAAGTAACGGGTTTAAAGGTTGGTTACACAAGGACCTGATCAAGTTGGGACACGTGAAGTCTGAAACACCTT TAAAGAATGCtgttataaattacattttaacaAAGAAAGTTAGCGATAAAGCAACTGACGAAGAGTTAGAAGTATTACAAGTGTTATTGAAAGCAGATGAATTAAGGCGAAGTAAAGAGCCTTTAAATGCCCTTCCGATAATTGCTGCCTTTAATTTTACAATGGAGCAAGTGTCGACTAGTTTGCACCAAAATGGagat GTTTGGAGTGTGGCCATTCAAAACATGACCATTCAGCAAATACTGCCACGTTTACTAAAACTTTACAAATTGAACCTCTTAAAGCCCAATACGACAGTGAGTAATCACATCATTGACCTTTTCACCAGTTTGGATAAAGTTAAGCTCAGCGGAGTGCATCCGATCGAAGTTTTCACTTATTTAAAAAGGTTGGAAAAGGGCGGAAG GCCAATGGATGTAAAACTGGTCGCACACTTGCAAAATGACAAAAAGTTTTCGGTCGAGGAGTTGAACAAGGCTCAAACTAGAATTGAGGCTAAACCACCTCATATTATTAAGGCTTTGTGGAGGTGCTTTGAGTTGGCATGTAGCAATGTTATACCTACAAATAAAAG ATATTTGGTGACAATAGACGTAACAGCGGATGCCAAAAAATTCCTGTGCCTCGGGAACAAGGTGCTCACCCTCCTAGAAGCGGCCGTAGCCTACGCCGTAGTTCTTTTAAGGGTGGAAAAAGACGTGGTGCTGGCGGCATATAAAGACGACAAAATCGATATAATAAACGTAGAAAAAA AAGTGTCGTTCGCCGATTTACTGAGCAAAGTAAATCCTCGGTCGAGCGCTTATTCGACGCTTTTTGCCGGGGTCGAGTGGGCGTCAACGGAGAAGAAACACTTCGACGTGTTCGTCAGTTTTATCCATAACGGACACGCTCAGAAGGTGCCCAAGGATAAGACGGTGGTTAAAGGATGGGAACCGGTTATCAAGTACAGGTCCAAGGTTAATTTGCCGAATGCCAA